One window from the genome of Corynebacterium sp. SCR221107 encodes:
- a CDS encoding DoxX family protein translates to MDQPVVRDATLLIFRAVLGIVFIAHGFERFFRTGITQTTADFSAVGVPQPKLSAYITATAELCGGGFLVLGLLTTFIAGALALLVLAALYFVHLDQGFFVASNGIEYPLVMIVALLMIVVFGSGRASLDGVLSRAEL, encoded by the coding sequence ATGGATCAACCGGTGGTAAGAGATGCCACGCTCCTCATTTTCAGGGCAGTCCTTGGCATCGTTTTCATCGCACACGGATTTGAGCGATTCTTCCGCACAGGCATCACACAAACTACCGCTGATTTCAGCGCAGTAGGCGTTCCCCAGCCAAAACTCTCCGCCTACATAACGGCAACCGCAGAACTATGTGGTGGTGGTTTTCTTGTGCTCGGTCTATTGACGACATTCATTGCCGGCGCATTAGCCTTGCTCGTCTTGGCTGCGTTGTACTTTGTGCACCTCGATCAAGGATTTTTCGTTGCTTCTAATGGTATTGAATATCCTTTGGTCATGATAGTTGCACTGCTGATGATAGTCGTGTTTGGCTCAGGGCGTGCCAGCTTGGATGGAGTTTTGAGCCGTGCTGAGCTGTGA
- a CDS encoding ATP-binding protein, which produces MSSIDDEIVRAKMRKLRVSTFADIFYEVVNDEAYADALPEDIFLAAVEEAYTQRQQRNIAKAITQAKFRYPDASLAEVTRAEQRGINMRQLKRIAATNWRENPTNIHILAPTGTGKTYIACAIGIAACKAGYSVAYYRLDQLVDMLAVFSPTDQNYLDKMRKLINVDVLIIDDFMTMSINQRGQEDLTKIIFDRDGRLPTLISSQSAAAYWVETLPDRVGADSLVSRLNNGHRIRIGDFDMRKATAPIEPDE; this is translated from the coding sequence ATGAGCAGCATCGATGACGAGATTGTGCGGGCGAAAATGCGCAAGCTTCGCGTATCAACCTTCGCTGACATCTTCTACGAGGTTGTCAACGACGAGGCCTATGCGGATGCGCTACCAGAAGATATCTTCCTCGCCGCAGTCGAAGAAGCCTACACACAACGCCAACAGCGCAACATTGCCAAGGCTATCACCCAGGCTAAATTCCGATACCCGGATGCGAGCCTTGCTGAAGTCACCCGGGCAGAACAACGCGGCATCAACATGCGCCAGCTGAAACGGATCGCAGCGACCAACTGGCGGGAAAACCCGACCAACATTCACATCCTCGCACCGACGGGAACAGGCAAGACATACATTGCCTGCGCCATCGGCATCGCCGCATGCAAGGCTGGATATTCCGTGGCGTATTACCGGCTGGATCAACTTGTAGATATGCTCGCGGTCTTCTCACCGACTGACCAAAACTACCTCGATAAGATGCGGAAACTGATCAACGTCGATGTCCTTATCATCGACGATTTTATGACCATGAGCATCAACCAGCGCGGGCAAGAAGACCTAACCAAGATCATATTCGACCGCGACGGTCGGCTCCCGACACTTATCTCCTCCCAATCGGCCGCCGCCTACTGGGTTGAAACACTGCCAGACAGAGTCGGAGCCGATTCACTCGTTAGCCGCCTCAACAACGGCCACCGAATCCGTATCGGAGACTTCGACATGCGCAAGGCCACCGCCCCAATAGAACCGGACGAATAA
- the istA gene encoding IS21 family transposase, whose translation MANFKQIIAMCLDGASYAQITHALGCSRREVSRAKKVINDEVLTPERFRQLPPGWFDDRFSDGRSKRTMSYDQPDFHALARKLKSTKHVTRHKLWMDYLSQPCPTDKAKYQYSQFCSGLNEFLRANDLVEVVTHEPGQELYVDWAGDKVPVVDQASGDTAFKASLFVAVSPYSGLMYVTAAVNEKMLAWIECHVKALNYLGKLPAVIVPDNASTATYRPKKTSTYRMVTDRYAAFADYYGVTIVPTRPGRPRDKAAVERAVKIAYTKILGYFSDEVFYSLDELNEAIADRLADINSAMTRPDGSTRRMRFDKEEAPVMRDLPPTPFTEVSYKRLKVDRNWHITCDYQYYSVPFQLVGESVTVRLTPQLVSIFSGEQLVAEHTRLHGFKYRYSTNPQHAPRGDDEGHKALTRDELLAWASSFGAATHAVIAMILDRNSAAVPRGLIQARNVLANLGKKHNKATLEPACQQVLDKKLAPTMAVIKRIQTDIAHVQQHPGSPGLKTQPVAKRQPRPSTPLTGEVADAVFIRPADHYEN comes from the coding sequence GTGGCTAACTTCAAACAGATCATCGCGATGTGCCTTGATGGTGCTAGCTACGCGCAGATCACACACGCATTGGGATGTTCACGACGAGAAGTATCCCGCGCAAAGAAAGTCATCAACGATGAGGTACTAACTCCAGAGCGTTTCCGTCAGCTCCCACCGGGATGGTTTGATGATCGATTCAGTGATGGCCGGAGTAAGCGGACGATGTCCTACGACCAGCCTGATTTTCATGCTCTTGCACGCAAGCTGAAAAGTACGAAGCACGTGACCAGGCACAAGCTGTGGATGGACTACTTGTCGCAGCCTTGTCCGACGGATAAGGCAAAGTACCAGTACTCCCAGTTTTGCAGTGGGCTCAATGAATTTCTGCGTGCTAATGATCTTGTCGAAGTCGTCACCCATGAGCCCGGGCAAGAGCTTTATGTCGACTGGGCCGGTGACAAAGTGCCAGTGGTGGATCAGGCCAGTGGTGATACCGCATTCAAGGCGTCATTGTTTGTCGCGGTCAGCCCGTACTCAGGACTGATGTACGTTACTGCTGCTGTGAATGAGAAGATGCTGGCTTGGATTGAGTGCCATGTTAAGGCGTTGAACTATCTTGGCAAATTACCGGCGGTCATCGTGCCGGATAATGCTTCTACGGCGACTTATCGGCCGAAAAAGACCTCTACATATCGGATGGTCACTGACCGCTACGCAGCGTTTGCTGACTATTACGGGGTCACGATCGTGCCGACTCGGCCCGGCAGGCCACGCGACAAAGCGGCAGTAGAACGTGCCGTGAAAATCGCCTACACCAAAATCCTGGGTTACTTCAGCGACGAGGTCTTCTATAGCCTTGATGAGCTTAATGAGGCGATCGCTGATCGGCTTGCCGATATCAACAGCGCAATGACGCGGCCTGATGGCTCAACACGGCGCATGCGCTTTGATAAAGAAGAGGCACCAGTGATGCGCGATCTTCCGCCGACGCCGTTTACGGAAGTGTCTTATAAGCGGCTTAAAGTCGATCGTAATTGGCACATCACCTGTGACTATCAGTACTACTCTGTGCCATTTCAGCTGGTAGGAGAATCGGTAACAGTCAGGCTCACCCCGCAACTGGTGAGCATCTTCAGCGGGGAGCAGCTTGTTGCTGAACACACGCGCCTTCACGGATTTAAATACCGGTATTCCACAAACCCTCAGCATGCACCGCGTGGCGATGATGAAGGCCACAAGGCGCTTACCCGTGATGAGCTTTTGGCCTGGGCCTCGTCGTTTGGGGCAGCAACGCACGCAGTCATAGCGATGATCCTCGACCGCAATAGTGCCGCCGTACCCCGCGGACTCATCCAGGCACGCAACGTGCTGGCCAACCTGGGCAAAAAGCACAACAAAGCCACCCTGGAACCTGCATGCCAGCAGGTCTTAGACAAGAAACTGGCCCCCACGATGGCAGTGATCAAACGCATCCAGACTGACATTGCCCACGTCCAACAACATCCCGGGTCACCAGGGCTAAAAACACAGCCTGTGGCCAAGCGCCAACCACGCCCAAGTACCCCGCTTACCGGCGAGGTGGCCGATGCCGTCTTTATCCGGCCTGCTGATCACTACGAAAACTAG
- a CDS encoding zf-HC2 domain-containing protein yields MLSCDQVQAALSARLDGEDPGVDDDVLDAHLASCDNCQAFYERAAQLNRHLSFGGGMDQAKENIPDLSDAILAGIEPQFRRQAASRALSASLSRVLLGVIGVFWIVGAVFSLGDVQALDNVDIDPMMQSLAFEVAATRGAFGFALFATAWLPNLSAGALPVFGATAMFSLGFRVRDLFMGNLTTGQIGELVLLAASVLALLWTWIASRGWIVLHNTWNALKAEPVTEH; encoded by the coding sequence GTGCTGAGCTGTGATCAGGTGCAAGCAGCCTTGTCGGCGCGTTTGGATGGCGAAGATCCAGGTGTCGATGATGATGTCCTCGACGCGCATCTTGCATCCTGTGACAACTGTCAGGCATTTTATGAGCGTGCCGCCCAACTGAACCGGCACCTGAGTTTCGGGGGAGGCATGGATCAAGCGAAAGAGAACATTCCTGATCTTTCAGACGCAATTCTTGCTGGAATTGAGCCACAGTTTAGGCGCCAGGCGGCAAGCCGTGCGCTTTCTGCTTCACTGAGTAGGGTCTTGCTCGGCGTAATCGGGGTTTTTTGGATCGTCGGCGCGGTGTTTAGCCTCGGAGATGTCCAAGCGCTCGACAACGTTGACATAGACCCAATGATGCAATCGCTTGCCTTTGAAGTTGCAGCCACTAGGGGAGCGTTTGGCTTTGCTTTGTTCGCAACAGCATGGTTGCCAAATTTAAGCGCGGGCGCATTGCCAGTGTTTGGGGCAACAGCGATGTTTAGTCTTGGTTTTAGGGTGCGCGATCTATTCATGGGAAACCTCACCACCGGTCAAATTGGAGAGCTTGTTCTCCTCGCGGCCTCAGTGCTGGCGTTGCTGTGGACCTGGATTGCTAGTCGGGGCTGGATCGTTCTTCACAACACGTGGAACGCCTTAAAGGCCGAGCCGGTCACTGAGCATTAG